AGGAGGTCAGCCAGTTCTGGCGGCACTGGCTGCGCAGGTCCCGATATCGGGGGCGGTGGCCCGAGCTGGTACACCGCTCGGCCATCACCCTCAAGCTCCTCACCTACGCCCCCACCGGCGCGCTGATCGCGGCAGCCACCATGGGTCTGCCTGAACAGGTGGGCGGGGAGCGTAACTGGGATTACCGGTTCACCTGGGTACGCGACGGCGCGCTGTCTGTACGAGCGATGCTGGAACTCGGCTTCGTCGAGGAGGCCACGGCATTCGTCCACTGGCTGGTGGACAGGCTTCAGGAGCGCGCGGGTATGGAGGGGGAGCCGCTCCAGACGATGTACCGGATCGACGGCGACCCCGATCTGCCGGAAGAGACACTCCATCACTTCGAGGGGTACCGCGGCTCCGCGCCCGTCCGCATCGGCAACGGTGCCGCCGATCAGCTCCAGTTGGACATCTACGGCGAGGCTCTCTACGCCGTCTCCCAGGGGGCCGAGATCGCGCAGCAGGCCGGCTCCAAGGGCTGGCATGCGCTGGCCCGGACGCTGGACTGGTTCGCCGGCGCCTGGGACCGGCCGGACGAGGGCATCTGGGAGACCAGAGGCGGCCGCAAGGACTTCACCTACAGCCGGGTCATGTCGTGGCTGGCTTTCGACCACGGGCTGCAGCTCGCTGAGCGTTTCCGCCGGCCCGCCGACCTGGAGCGGTGGCGCACGGCCCGGGACGCGGTGTTCGAGCAGGTGATGGAGCGCGGCTGGAGCGAGAAGGAGGGCGCCTTCGTCCAGCACTACGACGGGGACGTGCTGGACGCCTCGCTGCTTCTCATGCCTCTCGTCGGCTTCATCGCTCCTCGGGACCAGGCGTGGCTCTCCACGCTCGACGCGATGGACCGCAAGCTCGTCTCCGACAGCCTCGTCTACCGCTACGACCCTGCCGCGTCACCGGACGGCCTGCGCGGTTCGGAGGGCACGTTCAGCCTGTGTACCTTCCTGTACGTCGACGCTCTCGCGCGGGCGGGCCGTGTCTCTCAGGCCCGGTACACCTTCGAGAAGATGCAGACCTACGCCAACCACGTGGGCCTGTTCGCCGAGGAGGTCGGTCCCAGCGGGGAACAGCTGGGCAATTTTCCCCAGGCGTTCACCCACCTGTCCCTGATCATGGCCGCCATTACCCTCGACAAGGCACTCGACGCCGAACTCGGACGCTGAGCGGTGGTCACACGATCCGGTCAGACAGACGGTCCCACGCTGACCTCGGCAGAGTTCGCCGCGCTCTACCGGCGGCTTTCGGCGAGTGCGTCCTGGGCCGGCGGCCAGCGGGGTGCCCTGGTCGCGCTCACTGACGCCCGGGTAGCGGCCGCCGGCCGCGAGGTACGGACCGGCCGCACGGTCACGCTCGCCGCACGGGTGGAGACGTCATCAGGACCGGACAACCCGGAACCGGCCAGGCACGAGATGAAGGGCCACGCGAACAGCGGATCCGACGGCGGACTGGACTTCGCCATGGACCGCTTCGCGATGAACGTGCACGGGGACGCCGACAGCCACATCGACGCCCTCTGCCACGTGATCTACGACGGCACCCTCCACGGAGGCGTGGCGGCGAGCAGCGTCACACCTGACGGCGCCACGGCGCTCTCCGTCGAGGCGGCTCACAACGGGATCGTGGGACGCGGTGTGCTGCTGGACATCCCCAGGCTGCGCGGAGTCCCGTGGCTCGAGCCGGGTGACCACGTGACCGCCGACGATCTCGCCGCGGCCGAGACCGCCCAGGGCGTCCGTGTGAGCGAGGGCGACCTCCTGTTCGTCCGCGTCGGCCACCGCCGGCGTCGCGCCGAATTGGGAGCGTGGCACACCGCGAAGTGGCGTGCGGGCCTCCACCCGTCCGCGATGGAGTTCCTCGCCCAGCGGCGGGTCGCCGTGCTCGGCGGCGACGGCAACAACGACACGGCCCCGAGCTCCACCGAGGGCGTCGACTTCCCCGTGCACGTCCTGGCCATCCACGCCATGGGCGTGCACCTGCTGGACTACCTCCAGTTCGAGGATCTGAAACAGGCCTGCGAGGCGGAGGGGCGTTGGTCCTTCCTGTGCGTCATCGCACCCCTGCGGCTGCCGCATGCCACCGGCTCACCGGTCAATCCGATCGCCGTCTTCTGAGGAGCATCACGGAGACAGCCCCTGCCGTGCCCACCGTCCTCGTGGTCATGGGCGTGGCGGGCACGGGGAAGTCCACCGTGGGCGCCCTGCTCGCGCAGCGGCTGTCGCTGCCCTTCCTGGAGGCGGACGACCTGCACCCGGCCGCGAACCGGGCCAAGATGGCGCAGGGCCGGCCGCTCGACGACGAGGACCGCCGCCCGTGGCTGATGGCCCTCGCCGACTGGGTCAGCAAGGCCACCGAATCGGGCCGCGGCGGGGTCGTGGCGTGCTCGGCACTCAAACAGGCATACCGTGACTTGTTCCTGCGCGCGGGTAGCGGCGTCTGGTTCCTCTACCTGGCGCTCGACCCGACGGTCGCGCAACAGCGGGTCGCAAGGCGCACGGGCCACTTCATGCCGGCCCGGCTGGAGCAGTCCCAGTACGCCGTTCTCGAACCCCTGCGGTCCGACGAACCGGGGCTGACGGTGAACGCCGACGCCACCCCCCAGGCCATCGTGGACGAGGCGGCCACCGCACTCCCGGCGCCCCGCTGAGCGGCCTCGCACTGTCCGCACGCCGTCGAGTCGCTGCTCCCGAGAGGGACCGGTAGCTTCAAAAGAGCCACCGAACCGATCACGCGGACGCGCTCCTTGTACGCCGCACACCGCGCCCCTCAGGACGGGCGCCACGGCCAGGACGCCCCGCGACTCCAAGAACGGGATCTCCGCATGGCTGACGACCAGCACTACGACGTCATCGTCATCGGCACCGGAGCCGGCGGCGGCACCCTCGCACACCGGCTGGCCCCCACCGGCAAGCGGATCCTGATCCTGGAACGTGGCGACTACCTGCCGCGGGAGCGGGACAACTGGGACTCCACCGCCGTCTTCGTCAAGGGCAAGTACCGTGCGCCGGAGTTCTGGTACGACAAGCACGGCAACGAGTTCCCGCCGGAGGTCAACTACTACGTCGGGGGCAACACCAAGTTCTACGGAGCCGCGCTCTTCCGGCTGCGTCCCGAGGACTTCGGCGAGCTGCGTCACCACGACGGCGTCTCACCCGCGTGGCCGATCCGCTACGAGGACCTGGAGCCGTACTACACGCAGGCGGAGCAGCTGTACATGGTGCACGGACGGCACGGCGAGGACCCCACCGCCGGTCCGGCGAGCGGCCAGTATCCCCACCCGCCGGTGGAGCACGAGCCGCGCATCCAGCAGCTCAGCGACGATCTGGAGAAGCAGGGGCTGCACCCCTTCCACCTGCCCATCGGCGTGAACTTGACGCAGGACGACAACGGCCGGGCCACGCACGCCAGCGCCTGTATCCGCTGCGAGCGGGTCGACGGTTTCCCCTGCCTGCTGGGTGCCAAGTCCGACGCCCAGGTGATCTGCGTCGATCCTGCGCTGAAGCACGACAACGTCACCCTCCTCACGGGCGCCAACGTGCGGCGCCTCGAGACCGATCCCACGGGACGCTCTGTCACCGCAGTCGTGGCGGAGTTCGACGACGCAAGCACTCGGGTGTTCAGCGCCGACATCGTCGTCGTGGCCTGCGGAGCGGTCAACTCGGCCGCACTGCTGCTGCGCTCGGCGAACGACAGGCATCCCGGCGGACTGGCCAACAGCTCGGACGTGGTGGGCCGCCATTACATGCGGCACAACAACCTGGCGCTGATGGCGGTGTCGAAGGAGCCGAACCCCACCAGGTTCCAGAAGACGCTGGCGCTGAACGACTGGTATCTCGGGGCGGACGACTGGGACTTCCCGCTCGGCGGTATCCAGATGCTGGGCAAGTCGGACGCCGACCAGATCCACGGCGAGGCGCCGCGCTGGGCCGGCGCCGTCATGCCGGACATGCCGTTCGAGATGCTCGCGCACCACGCCGTCGACTTCTGGCTTTGCGGGGAGGATCTGCCGCTGCCGGAGAGCCGGGTCACCCTGGACAAGGACGGTGGCATCCACCTGGCCCTCGACGAGAAGAACAACATCGCCGGCCTCAAGCGCCTGCGCCACAAGCTCCAGGGCATGCTCGGACACCTGGGCATGCACGAGCACCATCTGCTGGATCACAGCATCTACCTGCACAAGGGCATGCCCATCGGCGCCACCGCCCACCAGGCCGGCACGATCCGGTTCGGCGACGACCCCAACAGCTCCGCGCTGGACGTCGACTGCAAGGCACACGATCTGGACAACCTGTACGTCGTCGACACGAGCTTCTTCCCGAGCATCGGGGCGGTGAACCCGTCCCTGACCGCCATCGCCAACGCCCTGCGGGTCGGCGACCGCATCGCGGCCCGCCTGGGCTGAGGCGGACCGGGGGCACGCGGGAGCCGCATGCCTCACCGGTCGTCCCCGGGCGCGCGCGGCCCGGGTGTCGGCGTCGGTGAGTCCTTCGAGGTCACCGAGGTTGTCGAGCCGGAAGAGCAGGACGAGGGCCGGCCCCACGAGGACGACCGTGACGATTCCCAGCCAGCGCAGGGCGTGGGCGGCACCGGCCGCTTCGGTCATGGTGAGCGAGGTCGGTAGCACGTAGGGCCGCTGGGCCAGACCCCAGGCGACGGCCGTGAGGGCGATGCTTCCCACCGCCGTCCAGCGGGACCAGCGGTGGGTGCGGCGCACGAGCAGCACTGCCGTCGCCAGGCCGCAGACCGCGGCCAGGACGACCGCCGCCACTCCAGCCCCCGGTCAACCCTCCCCAGACATAGCGGGCGTCGTCACAAGTCACGGGCAGGCCGACGAGCGCGAGGACGACGACGGAGGCGAACGCCGGCGCCGCACCGCGCGGCGCCGCGGCTGCTTCTACGTGGCGGGGGACTCGGAGTCCTCGGCGTGGTAGCGCCGCAGGAGCTCCTGCTCGGCGTCCCGTCGCGGGAACATGAAGAAGACCAGCAGCGCGCCCACCACGATCGCGACCAGGCCGGCGGTGTATGCCCAGTCGTCGCCCTTGAGGAATGACTGGCGGGCTGCCGCGACGATCTGGTCGGCGTAGGTGGGGTGCTGCTGGGCGACTTGCTCGGCGGAGGCGAACGACTTCGTCAGCTCACCCTGAACCTGGTTCGACACGTGCTTGCTCTCGGAGGATGAGGCGATCGCCGAACTGAAGGTCGAGGCGTAGCCGGAGGTGAGCAGGGCGCCCATGATCGACTGCATGATGGCCCCACCGAGGTCCCGTTGCAGGTCTGCGGTGCCTGACGCCATACCTGCCCGTCGCACGGGCACCGATCCGGTCAACGAGTGCGAGGCAGGCGTTCCGGCGAAACCGACTCCGATGCCGGCGAACACGTAGGCGAGGCCGATCTGCCAGTAGCTGCTGTTCTCGCTCCAGAACAGCAGCATCCAGCCGAAGGCGAGGAAGAGAAACACATAGCCGATCAGCAAGGTCGTGCGGGCGCCGCGGGTCTCGACCAGCTTCGCGGATCGGGGTGCCACGAGCACCATCATGACGACGAGGGGCAGGATGGCGGCGCCTGCTTCGACAGAGTCGTAATTGAGCACGTTCTGCAGGTACTGCTGGCTCACGAACGCCGACCCCATCAGGGCGCCGAACACGATGATTCCTGCGCATGCGGCCACCCAGAACGTGCGCCGACCGGCGATGTGGAGGTCGTACAACGGATTGCGAGCCCGGCGCTGACGCCAGATGAACGCTGTTCCGGCAGCAAGGGCGATCAGGACGAGAACGAGGACCAGGAGCCCTTGGTCGGGGACGGCGGCGAAATTGATGGCAAGCACCAGTCCCGCGACCAGGAGGACCGACAGGATACCGCCGGCGTTGTCCACCGGTTCGGTCGACTCGTTGGCGTGGGCGGGGACGAACACCAGCGCCATGAACAGGGCGACCACGGCGAGGGGAAGGGTGACCAGGAATACCGACCCCCAGTAGAAATGCTGGAGGAGCGCGCCCGCAATCACCGGTCCGAGCATCGAGATGCCACCGCCCAGGGCCGACCACAGTGCGATCGACTTGGTCCGCCCCGGCCCCGTCCACAGGGCAGTGATCAGCGCCAGGGTGGTCGGGAAAGCCATGCCGGCGGAGAATCCCCCGATGATCCGTGCCACGACCAGGACGATGTCGTTGGGAGCGTAAGCGGCGAGCAGGCAGGCGGGGATGGAGAGGGCGACGCCGAGGATCAGGAGCAACTTGCGCCCGTATCGGTCGCCGACCGCTCCGAGGTAGAGCACCGATGCGGCCAGGCCGAGGGAATAGCCCACGGCGACCAGGTTCAGCATGGTCTGTGACGAGTCGAATGCCTTCCCGACCGCGGGCAGGGCCACGTTGGCCACCGACAGGTTCAGGTTGGCCACCGCGGCGACGATGATCAGGGACGCCAGGACGAGCGGCGCGCGCGCCGGGGCTCGGTCCGGCACGTCTGCGCCACTCTTCGACAAGGGAACCTCCGGGCAGCGGGATTGGGCGTCAGGAGTGCACGGCACGGCCGTCGCGCCGAGGCCGAACGGGCTGGCCGAGGATTCCCCGTGGGTGGGGTGCTCGGCAGATGAACACTGCCGGAGCCGTCCACGACCAGGCGGGAACGACATCAGGCAGCGGTGCGTCCGGCAGCGGATACGACGTCAAGTACCGGGTGCCGCTCTGACCAGCGGAACGGCCCAAAGAACTACGGGCCGAAGCTAGACCATCGGTCATACATGAGCGCTGCCGACTCGGCCGACACCGTCCGCCATACCTTCGTTCGGATGAAAGCCGAGCGGCGGATCGCCGGTGCATGTCGTGGGTCTTCGCTCTCCGACTCACGCGCGAACCGGCGTTGTTGATGGCGAGGTGGAGGTGGTCGAGGTAGCGGGAGCGCCAGCCCGGGTTACCGGTAGTGCGTGTGTAGTGCCATGGATGGACCTTCGCTGGGCCCCAGGGGCCTGCTGGCCCCGCAGCCACCGCACTCCCCTTGCACATCAGGGAGTGGATCTGTTTCGCCTGCGGAGCGGTCCATGACCGGGACCACAATGCCACGAAGAACGTGAAAACGGCCGCCGGACTGGCGGTGTCAGCCTGTGGAGCGCAGGTAAGACCAGGACACGTCCTGGCACGGCGCAGCGAAGCAGGAAGCCACGGATTCTCTCCTGAACCCTGTGCCGCGTAGCGGCACAGCAACGGAAGAGAAGGCCAGAATCCTCGGGCTTCAGCCCGAGGAGCAAGTCAAGTCCACCCCACGCCGGCTGACCGTCGACGGGCTGCACAGTGCGACCGCATTGTGCAGCCCGTCCGAGCGCCAGGGCAGGGACACCGTTTCAGCCGCTCAAC
Above is a window of Streptomyces sp. NBC_00490 DNA encoding:
- a CDS encoding MFS transporter, translating into MPDRAPARAPLVLASLIIVAAVANLNLSVANVALPAVGKAFDSSQTMLNLVAVGYSLGLAASVLYLGAVGDRYGRKLLLILGVALSIPACLLAAYAPNDIVLVVARIIGGFSAGMAFPTTLALITALWTGPGRTKSIALWSALGGGISMLGPVIAGALLQHFYWGSVFLVTLPLAVVALFMALVFVPAHANESTEPVDNAGGILSVLLVAGLVLAINFAAVPDQGLLVLVLVLIALAAGTAFIWRQRRARNPLYDLHIAGRRTFWVAACAGIIVFGALMGSAFVSQQYLQNVLNYDSVEAGAAILPLVVMMVLVAPRSAKLVETRGARTTLLIGYVFLFLAFGWMLLFWSENSSYWQIGLAYVFAGIGVGFAGTPASHSLTGSVPVRRAGMASGTADLQRDLGGAIMQSIMGALLTSGYASTFSSAIASSSESKHVSNQVQGELTKSFASAEQVAQQHPTYADQIVAAARQSFLKGDDWAYTAGLVAIVVGALLVFFMFPRRDAEQELLRRYHAEDSESPAT
- a CDS encoding glycoside hydrolase family 15 protein; amino-acid sequence: MDRYPPIAEHGLVGDLQTAALVSSQGVVDWFAAPRFDSPSIFAALLDHDGGGYLRLAPERPEGTCKQLYYPDTAILVTRFLSPDGVGEVLDFMPPDRTRTATDRHTLVRMVRAVRGSVDFTLECRPRFDYGRAEHKLELGEKGAVFRAPGIDGHLQSTFPLERDGQDVCGKVTLRAGESGGVVFTVCESGGDAPAPPTVDWFHEQFEEVSQFWRHWLRRSRYRGRWPELVHRSAITLKLLTYAPTGALIAAATMGLPEQVGGERNWDYRFTWVRDGALSVRAMLELGFVEEATAFVHWLVDRLQERAGMEGEPLQTMYRIDGDPDLPEETLHHFEGYRGSAPVRIGNGAADQLQLDIYGEALYAVSQGAEIAQQAGSKGWHALARTLDWFAGAWDRPDEGIWETRGGRKDFTYSRVMSWLAFDHGLQLAERFRRPADLERWRTARDAVFEQVMERGWSEKEGAFVQHYDGDVLDASLLLMPLVGFIAPRDQAWLSTLDAMDRKLVSDSLVYRYDPAASPDGLRGSEGTFSLCTFLYVDALARAGRVSQARYTFEKMQTYANHVGLFAEEVGPSGEQLGNFPQAFTHLSLIMAAITLDKALDAELGR
- a CDS encoding GMC family oxidoreductase yields the protein MADDQHYDVIVIGTGAGGGTLAHRLAPTGKRILILERGDYLPRERDNWDSTAVFVKGKYRAPEFWYDKHGNEFPPEVNYYVGGNTKFYGAALFRLRPEDFGELRHHDGVSPAWPIRYEDLEPYYTQAEQLYMVHGRHGEDPTAGPASGQYPHPPVEHEPRIQQLSDDLEKQGLHPFHLPIGVNLTQDDNGRATHASACIRCERVDGFPCLLGAKSDAQVICVDPALKHDNVTLLTGANVRRLETDPTGRSVTAVVAEFDDASTRVFSADIVVVACGAVNSAALLLRSANDRHPGGLANSSDVVGRHYMRHNNLALMAVSKEPNPTRFQKTLALNDWYLGADDWDFPLGGIQMLGKSDADQIHGEAPRWAGAVMPDMPFEMLAHHAVDFWLCGEDLPLPESRVTLDKDGGIHLALDEKNNIAGLKRLRHKLQGMLGHLGMHEHHLLDHSIYLHKGMPIGATAHQAGTIRFGDDPNSSALDVDCKAHDLDNLYVVDTSFFPSIGAVNPSLTAIANALRVGDRIAARLG
- a CDS encoding gluconokinase encodes the protein MGVAGTGKSTVGALLAQRLSLPFLEADDLHPAANRAKMAQGRPLDDEDRRPWLMALADWVSKATESGRGGVVACSALKQAYRDLFLRAGSGVWFLYLALDPTVAQQRVARRTGHFMPARLEQSQYAVLEPLRSDEPGLTVNADATPQAIVDEAATALPAPR
- a CDS encoding cyclase family protein, whose translation is MVTRSGQTDGPTLTSAEFAALYRRLSASASWAGGQRGALVALTDARVAAAGREVRTGRTVTLAARVETSSGPDNPEPARHEMKGHANSGSDGGLDFAMDRFAMNVHGDADSHIDALCHVIYDGTLHGGVAASSVTPDGATALSVEAAHNGIVGRGVLLDIPRLRGVPWLEPGDHVTADDLAAAETAQGVRVSEGDLLFVRVGHRRRRAELGAWHTAKWRAGLHPSAMEFLAQRRVAVLGGDGNNDTAPSSTEGVDFPVHVLAIHAMGVHLLDYLQFEDLKQACEAEGRWSFLCVIAPLRLPHATGSPVNPIAVF